In the genome of Triticum urartu cultivar G1812 chromosome 5, Tu2.1, whole genome shotgun sequence, one region contains:
- the LOC125555962 gene encoding dof zinc finger protein 3-like, whose translation MEEVFPSNSKSKAGQMAGEVTSAAEKKPRPKPEQKVECPRCKSGNTKFCYYNNYSMSQPRYFCKACRRYWTHGGSLRNVPIGGGCRKPKRPGTSEAHKLGVASSSEPTAVVPPSTCTGMNFANVLPTFMSAGFEIPSSLSLTAFGSSSSSNTAAVMSPGGTTSFLDVLRGGTGGLLDGSLSQNNGYYYGGPATGSGIGMLMTPPVASFGIPGPMQQHGDLVVGGNGIGAATASIFQGGTGEEGDDGTGGVMGLQWQPQVGNGGGAGVVSGGVHHLETGNNVTMGNNNIHNNNNNNSGGDDNNGASSRDYYWINNGGSNPWQSLLNSSSLM comes from the coding sequence ATGGAGGAAGTGTTTCCGTCAAACTCCAAGAGCAAGGCCGGTCAGATGGCGGGGGAGGTGACATCGGCGGCGGAGAAGAAGCCTCGGCCGAAGCCAGAGCAGAAGGTGGAATGCCCTCGGTGCAAGTCTGGCAACACCAAGTTCTGCTACTACAACAACTATAGTATGTCTCAGCCCCGCTACTTCTGCAAGGCCTGCCGCCGCTACTGGACCCATGGTGGCTCCCTCCGCAACGTCCCCATCGGTGGTGGCTGCCGCAAGCCCAAGCGCCCGGGGACCTCCGAGGCCCACAAGCTCGGCGTGGCCTCCTCGTCGGAACCCACGGCTGTCGTGCCGCCCTCGACCTGCACAGGGATGAACTTTGCCAACGTCCTCCCGACGTTTATGTCTGCTGGTTTTGAGATTCCAAGCAGCCTTTCCCTGACCGCCTTTGGGTCATCGTCATCGTCCAACACGGCGGCAGTGATGTCCCCTGGTGGGACGACGTCATTTCTAGACGTGTTGAGAGGGGGCACAGGAGGGCTTCTTGATGGCAGCCTCAGTCAGAACAATGGCTACTACTATGGTGGGCCTGCCACTGGATCAGGCATTGGGATGCTGATGACGCCGCCAGTGGCGTCATTTGGCATTCCAGGTCCGATGCAGCAACATGGTGATCTCGTGGTTGGTGGAAATGGAATAGGTGCTGCAACTGCTTCAATATTTCAGGGGGGCACTGGCGAGGAAGGAGATGATGGTACGGGGGGCGTGATGGGGCTCCAATGGCAGCCACAGGTTGGCAATGGTGGAGGTGCTGGTGTTGTATCAGGAGGCGTGCATCACCTCGAGACTGGGAACAATGTGACGATGGGCAACAACAATATacacaacaacaacaataacaacagtGGGGGTGATGACAACAATGGTGCGTCATCGAGGGATTACTACTGGATCAACAATGGAGGATCGAACCCATGGCAGAGCCTCCTCAACAGCAGCTCCCTGATGTAA